A part of Setaria viridis chromosome 8, Setaria_viridis_v4.0, whole genome shotgun sequence genomic DNA contains:
- the LOC117866852 gene encoding disease resistance protein Pik-2 has protein sequence MDLVVGASNDAVKSLVSKLGSLLAQEYTLIGGVRDDIQYINDELASMQAFLNKLKRAPGGHDEQRQDWMKQVREVAYDIEDCVDNVSHRLGGEPRGSGRLVFLRRAGYLLATLYARHCIATEIRNLKVRAQYVSERRTRYGVENPGSSDGPAGANAPRDRPVPPPQLIGTMAPVGIEDAMEELERWFTEGKQRSEHQLKFLSIVGFGGLGKTTLAMALYRKFGDEFDRRSSVLASQKFHLPTVLRSLVKQFHEQQAGASKKDLDGIDEWGEEELKKNLASQLKDKRWLLLLEEVAMVGAIVVSLSTRGKS, from the exons ATGGACCTCGTCGTCGGCGCCTCGAACGACGCGGTGAAGTCCCTGGTGAGCAAGCTCGGCAGCCTCCTCGCGCAGGAGTACACCCTGAtcggcggcgtccgcgacgACATCCAGTACATCAACGACGAGCTGGCCAGCATGCAGGCCTTCCTCAACAAGCTCAAGCGGGCGCCAGGCGGCCACGACGAGCAGCGGCAGGACTGGATGAAGCAGGTCCGGGAGGTGGCCTACGACATCGAGGACTGCGTCGACAACGTCAGCCACCGCCTCGGCGGCGAGCcccgcggcagcggccggctGGTCTTCCTCCGGCGGGCTGGGTACCTCCTTGCTACGCTGTACGCGCGCCACTGCATTGCCACTGAGATCCGCAACCTCAAGGTCCGGGCGCAGTACGTCAGCGAGCGACGCACCCGGTACGGGGTGGAGAACCCCGGAAGCAGTGACGGCCCTGCCGGAGCCAATGCTCCCAGAGACCGCCCAGTGCCTCCTCCGCAGCTCATCGGAACCATGGCGCCTGTCGGAATAGAGGACGCCATGGAGGAGCTTGAGCGATGGTTTACTGAGGGAAAGCAGAGGAGTGAGCATCAGCTCAAGTTCCTTTCCATTGTCGGGTTTGGTGGCCTTGGCAAGACCACGCTCGCTATGGCGTTGTACCGCAAGTTTGGAGACGAGTTCGATCGCAGATCATCGGTGCTCGCGTCGCAGAAGTTCCATCTCCCGACCGTTCTGAGAAGCCTTGTCAAGCAATTCCATGAGCAGCAAGCTGGTGCCTCCAAGAAGGACCTCGACGGGATTGACGAATGGGGAGAAGAAGAGCTCAAAAAGAATCTCGCGAGTCAACTAAAAGACAAGAG atggcttctgctactggaggaagtggcgatggtagGGGCGATCGTCGTTTCTCTTTCgacaaggggaaaatcatag